From the Cololabis saira isolate AMF1-May2022 chromosome 13, fColSai1.1, whole genome shotgun sequence genome, the window TGGGTAAAAGGTTTTACAATAGTATCAATTATATTTTTGATATAGACATGACTTTAGTCAAAAATATAATTGATACTATTGTAAAACCTTTTACCCATATTTGCAACCAATCACTCTTAACAGGTATctttccaaataaaatgaaaatagctaAAATAGTACCAATATACAAAAGTGGAGACAAACAACTATACACAAACTATAGACCGATATCACTCTTATCACAATTCTCTAAAATTCTAGAAAAACTTTTTGTAGCAAGACTTGATAGCTTTATTGAAAAACACCAATTACTAAGTAATAACCAATATGGATTCAGAACCAACAGATCAACCTCAATGGCAGTTATAGAACTGGTAGAAAACATCTCTAAAGCAATAGACAATAAACAATACACTGTGGGGGTCTTCATTGAcctaaaaaaagcatttgacacaATAGATCAtaaaatactattaaaaaaattatatcgaTATGGAATCAGGGGTATTGCCCTCTCTTGGCTGGAAAGCTATCTAAATAAAAGAATGCAATTTGTTAGCCTAAACGGAGTCGAGTCGGAACCCttacaaataacttttggagttcctcaaggctctGTACTAGGGCCAAAATTATTTATCCTATATATAAACGATATATgtaaagccctacaaaaaatgCAGTGTGTCTTATTTGCAGACGACACAAGCCTGTACTTGTCTGGTACAGATCTGGAGCAGCTCCTGCATGTAGTACAGAAGGACCTCAACATAGTGAATAAatggtttaaaataaataagctatcattaaatatcagtaaaaccaaattcattgtttttggCAACAAAATGATAAATGCTCCAATAAACCTAATTATTAATAACATAAaactagaacaaacaaacactacTACATTTTTAGGAATAACTATTGATGAAAAACTCATATGGAAGCCATATATTAAtaccttaaaaagaaaattatctaaaacaatagctatattatataaaatgaaaggtaTTGTAAATAAAAGATCATTACAAGTACTATACAGATCCCTACTACTCCCATacctgacttattgtgtggaagtgtgggggaaTACGTACAAATCAATAACTCAACCcatttatattttacaaaaaaaagcaattagaaTTGTAAACTTGGCTGAGTATCTTGCACCAACAAACCCGCTTTTCATTCATAACAATACACTTAAATTCCAAGACATAGTCAATCTGAACACCACTGTTATAATATACAAGGCTTACAACAATTTACTTCCGGGCTGCATGCAGGAACTGTTCAAGCCAAGAGCGGGCAAACACGACCTCAGGGGAACtgcaatgtttgacacaacaaCAGTTAGAACAAACGCAAAGGGAAGATGTATttctgttttaggagtaaaactgtggaactcattagaaaatgaccttaaactagcaaattcaataaaagcatacaaaatattattcaaagcaaaggtaatggacacatatatagaaacacaataaacaaacaatgaagaatgcacacatgcacgagataaaatgacaacttaaatttgttttgccggtttccttagcatcttttcactttctgttttcagagctatcattattattattatcatattattgctattattattatcattattactattactattatcatcaccatcattattattagggcccgagcacttgcagtgcgaaggccctattgtatttgcaggaattattctttttcttcttcttcttcttcttcttcttattgttctgacaaaaggaaggcctttttgcccccctaaacgtgcccaaaaagtcaccaaattttgcatgcaagccaggcctggcgaaaaatttgatatttaatggtttgcattcatgggcgtggcaaaatggctcaacagcgccccctagaaaactttgtgcctcaagccccacgatacggtttgacgtacatgcacgaaaatcggtacacacctgtatcatggcgcaaccttaataaaagtctcttggcgtaatgcccgaaaccgaacaggaagtcggccattttgaattaattgtgtaattttggcgcaatttataccattccttcggcagttaatacgccccaaaccgtaacgtgcacccaggtgtgttatacatcaaaatgtgcgtctccatcctctgacaccacgcattacttttctctttcaaaagtgttaccgtggcgacgctagacgccaaaatgcGCGCCcagccttcatctgattggttcagacagaaaaaactttgcgcctcaagccccataatacggtttgacgtacatgaacgaaaatcggtacacatctgtatcatgtcgctgcttaaagaaaagtctcttggcaccatggccgaaaccgaacaggaagtcggccattttgaacattctgaattaatcgcgtaattttggagcaatatatgccattccttcgagaattaatacagcccgaaccgtatcgtgaacccagatgtgttatacatcaaaatgtgcgtctccatcctgcgactacacgcattacttttctctttcaaaagtgttaacgtggcgacgctagacgccaacaagcgcaaccccccttcatctgattggtccatatttgatagttccccaaaaggcaccaaatttggcacgcaagccaggcctggcaataaatttgatatttcattgtttgTATTAAtcggcgtggcaaaatggctcaacagcgcccccttgaaaactttgtgcctcaagccccacaatacggttagacgtacatgcacgaaaatcggtacacacctgtatcatggcgcaacttaaacaaaagtctcttggggtcatgcccgaaaccgaacaggaagtcggccattttgaatacattgtgtcattttggcgaaatttatgccattccttcggcagttaattcagcccgaaccgtaaagtgcccccaagtgtgttatacatcaaaatgtgcgtctccatcctccgacaccacacattacttttctctttcaaaagcgttaccgtggtgacgctagacgccaaaaggcgcgcccccccttcatctgattggtccatatttgatagttctccaaaaggcaccaaatttggcatgcaagccaggcctggcaataaatttgatatttcattgtttgTATTAAtcggcgtggcaaaatggctcaacagcgcccccttgaaaactttgtgcctcaagccccacaatacggttagacgtacatgcacgaaaatcggtacacacctgtatcatggcgcaacttaaacaaaagtctcttggggtcatgcccgaaaccgaacaggaagtcggccattttgaatacattgtgtcattttggcgaaatttatgccattccttcggcagttaattcagcccgaaccgtaaagtgcccccaagtgtgttatacatcaaaatgtgcgtctccatcctccgacaccacacattacttttctctttcaaaagcgttaccgtggtgacgctagacgccaaaaggcgcgcccccccttcatctgattggtccatatttgatagttctccaaaagtcaccaaattttgcatgcaagccaggcctggtgataaaattgatatttcatggtttgcattaatgggcgtggcctaacggctcaacagcgccccctagaatacttttctctgccataacttttgaatggtttgacatagagagtcgtgggtggtgtcatgggacttggtattgagtccttgaccataattggtgaaaattagccccgccccttcttcggattggttgtcccgattttctgctataactttggaatggtttgacatagagagtcgtgggtggtgtcatcagattctgtatggcgtccttgaccttcattggcctgaattagccccgccccttcttctgattggttgtcccttttttctgctatatcttttgaatggtttgacataggaagtcgtgggtggtgtcatttctgatatgcttatgggggcggtggccgtgagtgcgagggcccgttcatcgctgcttgcagctttaattgttattattattattattactattattataactattattattattattattattattattattactattattattattctgtgtagacttatgatacttcatttgtttttttgtatattttattctgttaaaaggtgggcaagataagctttatgcttcaagcccagaccttttcggtcaaatcacaatgttgaccagggaaaaacctgtgttatcttgtttgttgtttttttttttttttcatttttgtttgtgattgaccgaaataaatatttactactactattcAGTTATCATGAACATGTATGGAGGTACTTTAGGCTGCACATGTAATGTGCGTGGATCAGCTGcttgtctctctctctcggtCTCTCCTCTCCTGTTCACGTCGTTTCCCTTCAatggatatttatttatttatttatttcgtgcaTGGTAGTGCCTAGTTTGACAATATTACAGTAGTACATTTGTACActtcaatctacacacccatgaccgaaaaggagcaggatgaagacaagtcttattttacctgccccttattcaataccaaaacaaaaagaacagtcaatgtaaccaatatttacaataaaatatacacttaaatagaaACCAACCACATATATCAATAGTACTGTTTAAGTCCCAGCCTATCCatgatcatataacttaaatattttatctttatacatttttttgaacctaaGTAAATTTGTacattcctttaaatcattctgtagagagttccacagttttactcccacaacCGATATACACATCTGCTTGAGAGTGGTCCTTGCATActgatgtttgaaattatatttccttcTATGATCTATAACTTCTGGAttcgaaaaaacaaacaactgctgtagattacttggtaatacttttctttttgcccTATGCATAACGAATAATGTCTGTAACTCAACTATTTCTTTAAATTCAATAAATcctgaattaataaataatctattttttttagggCTGATAGTTTTATTTACAATCAGAAAAAGCAAACTTAAACTGATTGACGTGTTCTCTAACTATATGGAGCGCGCAGCACTTGTAGGCTGaactacacacacatatacactcacTACACACAACAAAGCGCAgcgttagtgatgcaccgaatgttcggtaaccgacaTTGTTcagccgaaaatagcaaaaaaacactactttcgtctgcgtccgaaattgcatacttccgcTCTAATGggtatgcaaaaacagtatgtgagattttttttagtgcgtctgaaacattagtacgtactcaatagtatgtactatccatactcattccggagaaatgtattagtgtggattgatggagaCTAGCTAAggagaaacttcccacaatgcaaagcagcagtgtttggttgctaagtgatacgtatatgtcataagtataatattaaatataataatattaatattataatattcatatataataatattatataatgtcatcttgtttcgaccaggataaacaggaaatagcggagcggagctgctactgctgctgtgacacgtcacttcctcccaacggcaggaagtgacgtgtggctctgaatagtacgtttgaattaatgcatactgctgatatttactcaaaagtgtgccgaacttaagtatactttttagtatatactgtttagtatggcatttcggacgcaccgtttCAGTGTTCGGTGGattaagtgggggaaaaaactaACAACGGCgcgtgatgacgcaatcaaacagcgaacagctggagtgagggGCGAgcagtgttaaatgcagcaaacatgtcagcatgtcagatcattacttggatgtgagGAAAAAGCAGAgaacacgagaaatgatccaggctgagttggatctGGGAAAGCCGCTTGGTGACAGAGACGGTCACGGGACGCACAGTGTAGCAGATGGGGGAGagagcgcagagaaaagggccctcttctcttttttctgattaaatgcatctgaAATAGACAAACAGGCGATCTGTGAGTAACTTCACTGAGAAATAAAACATCGAAAGAATATGGATAAAATGAGatacagtttatttacagatgttGATTGACAGAGGAGGGGCCGGATCCAATCAAATAGGTACCGGATCTTGTTCctgcaggatccggcacaaattaagccctgatGTCGTCACATAAACAGTGTATATATTTTCAGAAGTGAATTTAAACCTTGGTGTCGTTACAGGGCTAGAAATAAACGAGAATCTCACCTGCCACAGTTCCCGGCCAAAGCGAATAGAAACTGCACGCACGATGCTGTCCCGGATGCTGGCGTACTTCATCAACAACCTTCACGTGGTGGAGAAGTTGGCGGAGTCTCGTCCGATCCGCAGGGCGGCCCAGCTCACCGCCTACGCCATCACCAAGGCTCAGATCGCGGGCCGGGACGCCTCGGAGAAGATGCTGCGATCCCAGACGCTGCGGCAAGTCCGGCAGGAGGCCGGCAGGGCCCCCGGGGACCTGGGGGAGATCAGGGGCCGACTCAAGAAGGTGGGGGAGACGTTTGTGAGCGAAgtcaaggatggatggaaggaaggatccAAGCAGATCAAGAAATAAAGCGCCAGAAATCGCCAACATCTGATGGGGTCAAGTTTTGGACTGAGGGAATAAAGGAGATACTATCTGCTCCAACAATAACAACGACAACAACCAGGTGGTCACCACAGAGGCTGGGTGGTGCTGATGTGAACAGGTCTCCAGTGATCTACTATCCTGATTCATGATGTGATCAGAAAGATGCTTTCACATTTCTGGGAATACATGATAATTTAAAGCACATATTTAATATCTCAGACAGCCTGTGGCaaatgtaatggaaaatttgTACTGTTGAACTGTTGTGGGTTAAGCGCACGTCTTCAAAGTACTTCATTAAAATGGACTGATCAGGGACGTCTTCATGTTAATCAGTTATATCGTTGCCTTTTATTTGCACCTCATTCACCTCCTTCAATGTGCAATAATAAACCTACAACACCAGGCTAGAGAGCTTTTACAGTTCTGTTGTAAAAAAATCATGTATACATTTTTGAATGCAGTGTATATATTGAATATGGTTTGAAATGTTgttgctgtataaataaagagtATTTATAGTAGATTTTTGTCAAACTGAGTTTGCAGATATTTTAAGTTGACCAAcagaaaagtgattttttttttttatcacggttttttccccattttatcacccagttctgctacctaacagtcctgggcattgccatcctctaccaaccccgggagggccctgcactgagctcaggtctcctccttatcctgaggagtgagcagcagcatcttttcaccagacagggtggggcttctccggccggacgtagcgcgtggaaggatcacattattccggccagatcctcccaaccccatctggcgccctggttggccagagggggcagtagagcccaggactgtgtgcatgtttttgtgagggtagctcccattagctacccaggggaacacggggagaacatgcaaactccacacagaaagaagaaaagtgatTTTTAACATATTAATTTAAAAGTGATCAATATTTTGTGGGACTGACTTTATTGCGTCAACATCTTCATTAATTTACATTCATAACTGGCCAGAGAAATGTCAACCACCAGAGAGTATTTACACTGTTAGCATCTTAGCTAACTGGTAGCTAGTTCCCACAAAACAGGATGCTGGTAATCAAAGACTTTGCCTCCCATTTGGGGTTTGGAAACTTCAGTTTGAGAACAACGTGCTCTGTTGCAATCtcctctctttcctttcttcagctcAATCCACAGTTATTTATTAGAAGTTTCTCATAATCACAATTTTTCTCCAttgttgtagtttgttgtgctggtctgccccctcttttCCGTTTCTCTACATGTTTACAGGCCAGCctttcaggagctgcatgctgccctaCAGTTCCACCCTCTGAtcctcccactgctgcttccacctgtctgtatagatgtctctgttggatacctactgacatcctgacctgcagtcccctctgaccacctcagtgtctgctgtctacatctgtttatgtagtcatccctgtagtgcacgaCTAACCATGTATGAGTAATATGTCCATACAATTCTTAGTTCTCCTGCTAATggataattaatattaatatatcttgtcttttgcacctttgacaatatatctgtgtctttcctctctctgttcttcaatCTCTTTTTCCTATCTCCTTTTTCCTGTTCTATTCAGCTGGCCTTcaacaggagggtccccccttatgtgCCAAGACCTGCTCAAGGTTACTTCTCTCTTAAAGAGGAGGTTTTCCTTGCCactatttggcttaaggtttttctcccactgagggagtttttacctgccattgtttatgtaatagatgcttgggggtcatgtgctgggtctctggaaagtgcctaaaGACAACTTTCACTGTAATAAatgctatataaatatagtTGAATGATATGAAAGTATTTGTTTTTGATGAGAGGAATTCTAAGTCTTGTGCTGAACAGGAAGCTAAGAGTGGGGAATTAGTTATTCCATATAACTGAGTTATTCCATATAACTGAGATagggttttcctttttttttatattatgaagGTGAAAGAAGGCAGTCCTAGAAATTAGTTTTATGTGTTATTTAAAGGAAAATTATGGTTTAAAGTAACTACAAGTATCCTCTTCGTAGTACTAGAAGTCAAAATAATGCCATCTAGAATTATTAAGGATTGACCAGGTCCAAAGACAACGACTTCAGTTGTCAACAAAAGCAAACATTTAACAAGAAgcgaaactaaaaaaaaaaaagaaatccaccctaattaagtttttttttgttttgttttgttttggctgTGGTAGCAACAGTGattcttgtttatttatttcccaATGTGAGAATTTGCTTTCACCTACTTGTATAGCGtttaatacaacaaatgttgtctctaggcgctttccagagacccagaacatgacctccGAGAAATTATTACTTGTCTATAATAACTCTGAAAAGTGAATTGTGGACTAGTCAGAAAAATGTAAGCTGTTTGCATGATTGAGGtaaatctctttttttaaataggtgATACGTGACAAAGATGAGGGAGACAGTTATGCAGAAAAGGAATGCCAAATAACAATCACACCATACAGTGAGGTTTGCtgtgaatgcatttatttagttTGAACAAGCATAGACTGTAGCTTTATGAGGTAATACTTATGCAGACACACTGGCCTGGCAACTAAATATTAGTCACATAGTTATTTCACACAGAAATAAATCTCTATTAGAAGGAAGAGAAGATTAGACTCTGACAGCATGAGTCGGTACATATGCACTGATATGGCACCTGAACttcatataaaaaataaatctctcaTCATAAGAAAATACACATCAGgttgacattttaaaataacaaacaacATTATAGCATTGCAGGAAATATAAGAAGAGAATTGATTAGCCTAAATTGAGATGAGGCTTTTCTGGAGTGAGTTTGTTTGAGTAAGAGACTCGATTGTAAAACGctaattgtaaaaataaaaacaattacctATGGCCCAAATTAAACTACCGGTAGTTCTTTTAAAACTTTTGCATGACTAAAGAAACTGAGGCAAAAGCCTACCCAAACCAAAAATGAGTCAGTTTTCTAATTGAGGTTCGACAATAATCTGAACATTTTTGAGTCAAAAAAGTTAAACGAATTACTTAAAGGTTGCGTCATTTCTTATACTACTTATTTGACCCAAACCTGtgcaagaaaaaaatcaattcagTATCAACATAAATCATAGGACATGGTCTTCATGTTCTCCCCAAATCGGACGGAGCCTGACAAAGCTGTCAGTTTAACTCACTCCGTTTCTGAGCAAATTAGTGAAAAGTACGAGAAATGGAAGGAAAGCACTAAGtatactacaactactactaatactactaccactactactactactactactactactactaccagtactactactaccactactgctacacctactactactactactgctacaccTACTACTACTGTCCTTTAGCAGacccttttatccaaagcgacttacatctgagagaacaacacaagcaataaatcacatAGCAGGCATTTGTAAGCATGGGTAACGGACCACATGCTCATAAAGTTGTTCAAATTCAAAAGTGTCAAATAAGACCAAATACacagcaaaaaatgtcaacGTGATGCTGAATTTTTGATTGAATTATCATATTAATTTGAAACATTTGAGGA encodes:
- the ncbp2as2 gene encoding protein NCBP2AS2 isoform X2, coding for MLSRMLAYFINNLHVVEKLAESRPIRRAAQLTAYAITKAQIAGRDASEKMLRSQTLRQVRQEAGRAPGDLGEIRGRLKKVGETFVSEVKDGWKEGSKQIKK
- the ncbp2as2 gene encoding protein NCBP2AS2 isoform X1: MQVDGHLDHLSRPKRIETARTMLSRMLAYFINNLHVVEKLAESRPIRRAAQLTAYAITKAQIAGRDASEKMLRSQTLRQVRQEAGRAPGDLGEIRGRLKKVGETFVSEVKDGWKEGSKQIKK